TGCTTGCCCTCGCGCAGGTCGTCGAGCACGGACTTGCCGGTGGTGCCGGGCTCGCCGAACACGCCGAGCAGGTCGTCCCGCAGCTGGAACGCCTCGCCGAGCGGACGGCCGTAGGCGCTGCACCAGCGCAGCAGGGCGGGGGTGCCACCGGCGAGCGCGGCCCCGATCTGCAGCGGCCGTTCCACCGTGTACCCGGCGGTTTTCAGGCGCAGGGCGCGCCAGCTGCGGTCGAGCACGTCCTCGGTCCACTCGCCTGCCAGGTCGAGGTACTGGCCGGCCATGACCTCGCTGCGCATCGCGTGCAGCACCGGCGAAGCCCGCCGCAGGTCGTCCTCGCCGAGACCGGCCGTCAGCAGCATCTCGTCGGCCCAGGCCAGGCACAGGTCACCGAGCAGGATGGCCGCGTTGACGCCGAACCGGGCGGCCGACGGCTCGTCGTCGCCCTGGTAGCGGGCCGCCAGCTGCCGGTGGACGGTGGGGCGGCCGCGGCGGGTGTCCGAGGAGTCCATGACGTCGTCGTGGATGAGCGCGAAGGAGTGGAACAGCTCCAGCGCGGCGCCTGCGCGCGCGACCGGGCCGCCGGACGGGTCGCCACCGGCGGCGAGCCACCCGCAGTAGCAGAACAGGGGCCGCAGCCGCTTGCCGCCGCGGACGAATTCACGCAGCACGCCGACCAGTGGCGGCAGGCACCGGTCGGCGGGATCGCGGGCCTGGGCGTCGAGGAACTCGCCGAGGGCGGCGTCGACCTCCTGCCGCACCCGGCCGAAGTCCGCTTCCGCCGGCGGCCGTGGTCGCGGGGGTGCGGTCACATCGGCGAGCCGAGTCGACATGAATTCTCCTCACAGGACGGGAAAAGACGCGATCGGAGAAGTAGCACCGGGCCATGCGGCCGAAACCGCGGAACGCGGTCACCACACTTCCGGGACGGTGAGCCGACCCTGTGAGCGAGCATTCGGGTTTTCCCATCGCCGAGCGTGAACACCTTGCGCCACAAGGGAAAGCGCAACTCGTTCGAATGAAGCTGCGAACGGGTCTTGAATCCCGGCACGCTCATCCGGCAACGTGGAGCGGGCCGGTGCTCGCCGGAGAACACGAATTCCCTTGTACGGCAGGCTTTTCCCGCCGTGCCCGCACCTCCGCCCGGCGACGGGTGCGAACAGGAGGATCCGCATGACCGTCCCGATCCGCACCGGGAAAGTGGTCCCGCTCTTCCCCGTGGGCGGCGCCGAAGTGCTGGTGCCGCGCGAGATCCGCTGGCCCGGCGGCACCGAGCCGTGCCCGGCCGCTCCCCTGCTGGCCGCCGGGCTGCGCCGCCGCGGGCTGCGGGTCGCCGACGGGATCGTCCTGGCCGGGTCCGGGCCACCACGGCACCTGCCACCGCACGAGCGGGCGGCGCTGGCGCCCGGCTGGGCAGGCGCGCCCCTCGGCGTGCCCGGTCCGGCGCTGGCGGTCGGGCACCTGTGCAAGGGCCACGGCGAGGCGATGCGCGCGGAGTTGTCGGCGGCGGCGCGGGCGCTGCGGCCGCGCAGGGTGCTGCTGACCGCGCCCCGCTCGTTCTGCGCCGGTGTCGAACGTGCGATCCGCGCGGTGGAGCGGGCGCTGGCCGAGCACGGGCCACCGGTCCACGTGCGCAAGCAGATCGTGCACAACACCCACGTGATCGAGGATCTGGCCGGCCGCGGCGCGGTGTTCGTGGACGAGCTGGACGACGTCCCCGAGGGCGGGCTGGTGATCTTCTCGGCGCACGGCGTGCCGCCGTCGGTCCGCGCGCGGGCGCGGGAACGGTCGCTGCGGGTGGTCGACGCGACCTGCCCGCTGGTCTCGAAGGTGCACGCGGAGGCACGGCGGTTCGCCGGACGGGGTGACACCGTCGTGCTGATCGGGCGCCGCGACCACGAGGAGGTGATCGGCACCGCGGGCGAGGCGGCCGCGGCGACGGTGATCGTGGAGGACGCCGGCGACGTGGCGAGCCTGCGGGTGCCCGATCCGCGGCGCGTGTCCTACCTGACCCAGACCACGCTGGCGGTCGACGAGACCGCCGACGTAATCGACGCGCTGCGGAAACGGTTCCCGGCGCTGCGCGGGCCCCGCTCGGACGACATCTGCTATGCCGCGACCAACCGGCAGGCCGCGGTGCGCGCGGTGCTGCCGGACGCCGACCTGCTGCTCGTGGCGGGCTCGCCGAACTCGGCCAACTCACGGCATCTGGTGGAGCTGGCGCACCGGCTGGGCACGCCCGCGCACCTGGTGGACCGGTGCGAGGACATCCGGTTCTCCTGGCTGCGCGACGCCGCGACGGTCGCGCTGACCGCCGGGGCGTCGGCCCCGCCCGGACTGGTGGAACGCCTGGCCGGGGTGCTCGGCGGGCTCGGGCCGGTCACCGTCACCGAACGGGTCACGGCGGTGGAGACCCTGCGCTTCGGCGACCCGGCGACGGCGGGGCTGTCGTGACGACCGTCGAGCTGCGCCCGTTCTACTGCCCGGTGGAGTCGAAGATCCACCCGGACGTCGAGGTCATCGAGGAACGCGCGATCGCCTGGATCGACCGGGTCCGCTTCTACCGCGACGACACCGAGCGGAGGCGCGTGATCGGCACCAACAGCGCCGAGTTCTACGCCCGCTTCGCCCCGGGCGGGGTCACCGGCCACGTGCAGGCCGCCGCGCACTGGGTGTACTGGGGCTTCGCGTTCGACGACGCCCGGTGCGACTCCGGCGAGTTCGCGGGGTCACCGCAGGAATTCCTGGCCATGGCCGGTCCCCTGCAGCGGGCACTGGAAAACCCGTGGCACCCGGTTGCCGGCGACGACCCGTTCACCGCCGCCCTGCAGGACATCGGCCGGGGGTTCGCGGCGTGCGCGACGCCCACCCAGGTGCGCCGGTTCTGCGACGCCCACCGCGCATGGCTGTTCGGGGTGGCGTGGCAGATCGCGTGCCAGGCCCGCGGCCGCATGCCGGACCTGGCCGACTACGCGCCGATGCGGCTCAACAGCTCGGGCGGCCCGCCGACGCTGGCGATGCTGGAGATCGCGGCGGGCCAGGAGGTCCCGGCCGCGGAGATGGACTCACCGGCGGCGCGGGCGCTGACCGAGATGGCCATGCTCGTCGCCGCGTGGGACAACGACCTGCACTCCTACCGGAAGGAGGAAGACGAAGAACACACCGCGATCAACCTGATCAACGTCCTGCGTGTCCGCGGCGGGCTCGGCGACGAGGAGTCCGTGGTGCGGGCGTACGCGTTGCGGGACAGGGTGATGTGCCGGTTCCTGCGGCTGCGCTCGCAGGTCCTGGCCGGGCCGGTCAGCGGTGCGCTGCGGACCTACCTGGACAACCTGGGCCGGGCGATCCGCGGCAACACCGACTGGGCGCTGCGGGTGCCCCGCTACAACGGCTACTCGGGGCCCGGTTCGGACCCGCGCTGGGCCGACGAGCCCTCGGACCCCTGCCCCGACCCGGTGCCCATCCCGGCGATCGCCCGGTGGTGGGACTCGTTCTGATCTCTGCCGATTCGATTCCCGGAGGAAACGTCATGAAGCGTCACGTCATCCGGAGCCTGGTCGCCGCCGCCACCGCGGGGTCGGCGCTGGTGCTCACCCAGGTGTCCGCGTCCGCCCAGACCCCGGCGCCCGCGCAGGAAGCGGGGTGGGCGCCGGTGCAGGACCTGGGCAGCGCCTACCTCTGCCAGGCCGCGGGCATGGCCGGGCAGACCTTCGGGCGCTGGCAACCCGGCCAGTGGCAGTGCGTCGGCCCGGTGCTGTGGGTCAGCAACGACCCGCTCCTGAGCCCCGGCACAGCCCCCGGGGGTGCTCCCGCCTGACGCGGCGGGCCGCTCGCGTTGGACGGCCGTTCGGGGTGGCGTCGCAGGTGCCGGGGCCCTGCGGCGTCCGGCCCGCCCCGGTGCGGATCAGACCGGTTCCACCACGAAGATCTCCAGGTCGCGGGGCGTGCCCTTGGCGCGGAACCACCGTTTGCGCCGCACCGGGAAGCGCGCCGGGTCGAGGGTGTCGCGTACCGGGGCCGAGATCAGCACCTGGCCACCTCCGGCGGCGTCGGCGACCCGGGCCGCGACGTTGACGTCCACGCCCAGGTAGTCGCGGCCGAGCCGGCGCGGTGTTCCGGCGTGCAGGCCCGCCCGCAGGCTCGGGCGGTGCCCGGAGATCTCCAGCTCCCCGACCCGCGCGCACGCCTCCAGCGCGGCCTCGACACCGGCTTCGGCGTCGGCGAACACCGCCATCAGCCCGTCGCCGAGTCGTTTGACCACGCGGCCACCCCGGCGGGTGATCTCGGGCTCGCTCACGCGCCCGACCTCGCGCAGCAACCGCAGCGCGTCGTCGTCGCCGGCCTCCAGCGCCCAGCTCGAAAAGCCGACCAGATCGGTGAACAGGATGGTGATCTCGGCGGTCTCGCCCTCCCGCCGCGATTCGGTGAACGCCTGCCACACCTGCACGGCCGTCAGGCCCAGCTCACGCAGCACGCTCGGCTCGGGATTGTCCGCCAACGCCCGCGCCAGCCGGTGGGACGGCAACCGTCCGGCGGTCGAGAGCGGGTCGCCCATCTCGCTGTCCCCCGGCGCGAGCCGCCGCACGAACCGCGCCGTGCGGAGCAGGCTGTCGCGCCGGTCCACCTCACGCAGCGCCTGGCCGAGCCTGCTGCGGCGGCTCTCGTCGGTCACCACGCCAGGATAGTGGGCGACGATCATTCCCCGCGACGCCTCGGCGACCGCCGAACTCGCCCGCCGGAACGCGGGACTCGCGCGGGGTCAGCGGTCGCCTTCGCCGCGGGCGGCCAGCGCCTCGCCCAGTTCGTCGGCGTGCCGCACCGTGCGGACCAGGAACGGGACCGTGAACGCGACCGGCGACCGCTCCGCACCGCGTGCCTTCGCCGCTTCCCGGACCTCGCCCGCGATCCCGGTCAGCGTCGCCACCGCCTGCAGCGTCAGGCCGATCAGCAACCCGAGCCGCCCCGCGGGCAGCCCGAACCGGCCCAGCGTCCCCTCGATGGCGTCCACCAGGTCGTCGATGCGGGTCGTGATCGTCACCAGGTTCGCCGCGGCCAGCGCGGCGACGATCCGCAGGCACACCACCACCGCGGGCTCCAGCCCCAGCAGCCACCACTGCAGCGCGAACACCACCACCACGAGCAGCCCCAGCGACCGCAACAGGCGCAGGCAGCGCCCCCACGACACCCGCGCCACCGCGTACCCCAGCACCGCCAGGACGCACACCGCGCCCAGCCACGCCGGCGACCGCAGCACGAGCACCACCACCGCGAGCACCAGCAGTGCCAGGAACTTCACCCCCGCCGGGGTGCGGTGCACGAGGCTGGTGCCCGGCTCGTACCAGGCGTTCACGCGATCAGCTTCCGGTAGTGGGCCAGCGCCGGCTCCGGTGCGTCGTCGGCCACGACACGTCCGGCGTCCAGCACCACGATCCGGTCGAAGTCGCCCAGCAGGTCCAGATCGTGCGTCACCAGCACCACCTGCTGCGGCAGTCCCGCCAGGGTCTCCGCGAAACGCCGCTTGTTGCGCAGGTCCAGCAGCGTCGTCGGCTCATCGCAGACCAGGATGTCCGGTTCCAGCACGAGCATCGCGCACAACGCCAGCAACTGCTTCTGCCCACCGGAGAGCTGGTGCGCGGGATGGTCGGCGTACCCGGCGAGACCGTACTGCTCCAGCGTCTCCGCCGCGCGCCGCGCACGTTCCGCCTTGGACAGTCCACTTCGGCGCAGCGAGAACGCGACGTCCTCACCGGCGGTGGGCATCACGATCTGACTGTCCGGATTGGTGAACAGGAACCCGACCCGCCTGCGCACGGCCCGGCCCTCGCGCGCCGGGTCCAGTCCGTCGACCACCACCCGACCGGAGGTCGGCGTCACCAGCCCGTTGACCATCCGCGCCAGGGTCGACTTGCCGGATCCGTTGGCGCCCACGAACGCCACCCGCCGCTCCGGCAGCCGGAGGTCCACATCGGACAGCACGACCCGCTCACCGTAGCGGTGCCCGATGCCCTCGAACTCGATCATGCGGTCTCCCACGTCGTCGCCACACCCACGCCGCCCCCGGCCGACAGCGCGGCGAGGCCGCGGGCGGCCGCCCGGTGCCGCACCAGTGTGCCGAACAGCCGCACCACCAGCACGGCGCCCGAGGCACCCCACGGGTGACCGAGCGCGATCGCGCCACCGTCCGGGCTCACGATCCGCTCGTCGATACCCGCCGTGTCCAGGCACGCCAGCGCCTGACCGGCGAACGCCTCAGTGAACTCCACGACGTCCGGCGCGTGGTCCAGCACCCGCCGCATCGCGGGCACGGCCCCCAGCCCGAGCCGGTTCGGGTCCACCGCCGACGTCGCCGACGCCACCAGCCGCAGCCCCGGCACCCCGAGCCGCCGCCGCACCCGCTCGCTCACGATGAGCACGGCCGCCGCACCGTCGTTGATCCCGCACGAGTTCGCCGCCGTCGCGGTACCGTCCGGGGTGAACGCGGGCCGGAACCGGGCCAGCCGCGCCTCGGTGAAGCCGTCGCGCGGGCGTTCGTCCCGCACGACCCCGCGCACCGGGACGATTTCGGCGTCGAACCGCCCCTCTCGTTGCGCTACGACGGCACGGGCGTGACTGCGCGCGGCGAAGGCGTCCTGGCGTTGCCGGGAAATCCCCGCCTCCGCCGCGACCAGGTCCGCCGCCGGGCCCATGTCCGGGTCGCCGATCTCCGCGGGCGCGAACGGCGCGCGCGTGTAGAACCGGCCCGGCTCGCTGCTGCCGTCCTCGCGCCACGCGCGAAACGGCGCGGTCGAGGCGCTCTCCACTCCGCCCGCGATGAACGCCTCGCCCTCCCCGGCCCGGATCATCGCCGTCGCCAGGGTGATCGCGGCGAGCCCGCTCGCGCACTGCCGGTCGACCGTCACTCCGGGGACCCCGAGCCCGGCCCGCAGCGCGGCGACGCGCGCGGGGTTGCCGCCCGGACCGAAAACGTTGCCCAGCACCACATCGTCGACGGTGTCCAGGCCGGTGTCGTCGAGCAGGGCACGCAGCACCGGCGCGGCCAGCTCGTCCACCCCGATCCCCCGTAGCGCCCCGTGCGCGTTGCCGATCGCGGTCCGCCGGGCGGCGATGACCACAGGTGCGCTCATGTCAGCGGTTCCGCGGCCAGGGTGCCCGCCGCGAGCTGGGCGGCGGCCGCGGCACGGGCCGGTTTGCCCGAGGAGGTACGCGGCAGCTCCTTGGTGACCAGCCAGCGGCGCGGGCGGTCGGCGGGCGCGAGCCCGGCCCGGGCGGCCGCACGCAGCTCACGCAGGGTCGGCTCGCCTTCGACGATCGCCGTGACCAGTTCGCCGAGACGCGGATGCGGCGTGCCGGTCACGAGGACGTCGTCGACACCGGGCGCGCTTCGCAACACGGCCTCGACCTCCTCGGCAGGCACCAGCTTGCCCCCGCTGGACACCACGGAACCGGCGCGGCCGCGCACCACGAGCGCGCCCGCCGACCAGGAGACCAGGTCGCCGACCGTGGACCAGCCGGTGGCGGGCACCAGCCGCCCGTCCCGCAACCGCCCGCTGTGGGCCAGGGGCGAGCGCACCCACAGCACGCCGTCACGCACATCCAGATCCACCCCCGGCACCGGTCGCAAACCCGTGCCGTCGCGGCGGATCGCGATCAGCGAATGCTCGGCGGAACCGTAGTACTCGATCAGTTCGGCGTCCGGGAGCACGCGCGCGAACCGCGCACGGACATCGTCACCGAGGTGCGCGCCGCCGCACACCACGGTCCGCAGCGCGCACGGGCCGCCCCGCCGCTCCAGCACCGACAGCAACGCCGACAACATCGCCGGGACCAGGTGGACCGTGGCCGCCTCGGCGCGCGCCGCGACCTCCGGATCCCAGCGCGGCAACGACACGATGTCCCGGCCGCACCACAAGCCGTGCAGCGCGCCGAACAGGAACAACGACGAGCTGAGCGGGCCGGGGATCAGGACCGGCCCGGGCAGCGGCCCCAGTGCGTCGAAGCTGCGCAGCCACGAGTCCCGCGTGCGGACGAGCACCTTGGGACTGCCACTGCTGCCCGAGGTCGTCGGCAGGTAGAAGAAGGTTTCGCCGCCCACCGGCTCGACGGGGTCGCCGGGCGGTGCCGTCACTCCGGTCACGACCAGGTCGGGCGCCGCGTCGGCGAGCACGGCCGCGCGTTCGCGGGACGTCCAGGACGGTTCGATCACCAGGGTCGCGGCGCCCAGCAGGTCGGCGCCGAGGAACCACGGCAGGACGTCCGGCACGTCGAGCGCCACCCGCGAACCCGCGCGGATCCCGCGGCCCGCCAGCCACCGGGCCGCGCCGTGGGCACGCGCGCACGGCGGCGCACCGCCGGTGATCGGGGCCATCATTCGCTCCGCGACGCCGATCCCACCAGCTTGCCGGGCAGCGCGCGGTGCACCACGGCCCCGATCAGGGCGACGGCGACGATCTTGGCCGCGTCGCCGGGCAGGAACACCAGCGACTGCACGGCCGCGGTACCGAGGTCGCCGGTGTAGACGCCGAGGAAGGTGATGCCGAAGACGTAGTCGACGAGGATCCCGGCGACTCCGGCGAGCAGCAGCACCGGCACGTTCGCGCGGTTGATCCGGGCCACCACCAGCCCCACGACCAGCGCGGAAAAGATCCAGCCGATCAGGAAGCCACCGCTGGGCCCGATGAACGGCGCGATCCCGCCGCGGCCACCGGACAGCAGCGGCAGGCCGATCGCGGTCAGCGCCAGGAACAGCACGACCGACGCGGTGCCGCGACGCGCACCCAGCACGCAGCCGGCGAGCAGCGGGCCGGCGTTCTGCAGGATGACCGGCACGCCCGAGCCGCCGACGTAGAGGCCGGGGAAGAGCCCGAGCACCGCGATGAACGCGGCGAACACGACCGTGCGGGCGAGGTCGGCCGCGGGGAGGGTGGCACGTGGTCCTGGCACGCCGGAGACCGTAACGCGCGGCTCCCCGCGACGGGAAAGACGCAGGTCACATTCCGCCGTGATCCATTCCGTGGAACAGCACGCCCCTGGTGTCCACCCCGATTGACATCTAACATGTCAGTTGTGGAACGAGTCCGGCGCACGTTGCTGCGCGAAACGGCCCACGCCGTCATCCGGGACGCGATCGTGCGCGGCGATCTCGCCCCGGGCAGCGTGGTGCGCGACGCCGACCTGGCCGAAGAGCTGGGGCTGTCCCGCTCACCGGTGCGGGACGCGCTCGCCCGGCTCGCCGACGAGGGTCTGATCGGGACCAAGCCGCAGAGCCACACGCGGGTCACTCCACTGGCGTCCCGCGAGGTGCGCGACGCGACGGCCGTGGTGCGGGCGATGCACGAACTGGCCGCGCGCACCGCGGTCCCGCTGCTGCGCGACGAGGACTGCGAAGCGATGGCCGCCGCGAACGACCGCTTCGCCGCCGCTGCCGGGACGGGCGACGTGGACGAGGCCCTGCGGGCGGACGACGAACTCCACGACGTCCTGGTGCGGGTGTGCGGGAACCGCGCGGTGGCGGCGACCATCGAGCGTTATACGCCGCTGATCCGGCGCCTGGAACGGATCCGGTTCAGCGACGGTCACCGGTCGGCCGAGCTGCACACGCGGTTGATCGCCGCCTGCCGCGCCCGCGACACGGACGCGGCCACCGAAGTGACCACCGAGATCTGGCGCGAGCTGGAAGACCTCGCCGACTGACCCCGCGCGCGAGTCCCACGCTGAAGCCCCGACCGGAACGGAGTTCCCATGTCCCTGGAATCCTTCGAGCGTTATCCCCTGCTGTTCGGGCCCTCGCCGGTGCACCGGCTGGAGCGGCTGAGCGCCCATCTCGGCGGCGCGGACGTCTGGGCCAAGCGCGAGGACTGCAACTCGGGCATCGCGTTCGGCGGGAACAAGACCCGCAAGCTGGAGTACCTCGTCGCGGACGCGCTCGCCCAGGGATGCGACACGCTGGTGTCCATCGGCGGCGTGCAGTCCAACCACACGCGGCAGGTCGCGGCCGTCGCCGCGCGGGCCGGGCTGCGGTGCGTACTGGTGCAGGAAAGCTGGGTCGACTGGCCGGACGCCGTCTACGACAAGGTCGGCAACATCCTGATCAGCCGCCTCGCCGGGGCCGACGTGCGCCTGGTGAAGGCGCGCTTCGGGATCGGGTTCAAGGAGAGCTGGGAACAGGCGCTGGACGAGATCCGCGCGCGGGGCGGCAAGCCGTACGCGATCCCGGCCGGTGCGTCGGACCACCGCCTGGGCGGGCTCGGCTTCGCGCGGTGGGCCGCCGAGGTCGCCCAGCAGGAACGGGAGCTGGGCGTGCACTTCGACACCATCGTCGTCTGCTCGGTCACCGGATCGACGCAGGCCGGGATGATCGCCGGATTCGCCGCGCTCGACGAGAACCGGCCGCGCCGGGTGCTGGGCATCGACGGCTCCGCCAAGCCGGAGGAGACCCGCGACCAGATCGCCCGCATCGCTCGGAACACGGCGGGGTTGCTGGGGGTTTCGCGGAAGCTGGAGGTCGAATTGGACGAGCGCTACCACGCCGGGACCTACGGCATCCCCGACGAGCAGACCCTCGACGCGATGCGCCTGGCCGCGCGGACGGAAGGCATGATCACCGACCCGGTGTACGAGGGCAAATCGATGGCCGGACTCATCGATCTGGTGTCCCGCGGGGAAATCCCAGCGGAGGAGACGGTGCTCTACGCCCACCTCGGCGGCCAGCCCGCCCTCAACGGCTACAGCGCGCTGTTCATCTGAGCACCACCGCCCCCGAACCAGCCAACACACCGCCCGGAACGGCAAACACGCCGGAGCTTCGCCGTGTTTGCCGCTCGCGGCAGCGTGTTGGCCCGTGCGGGCGGCGTGTTGGCCGCCGGCGGGCGCTGTGGGTCAGTGGTCGGTGCTGAAGGCGGCGTCGAAGGCCGCTTCGGGCTTGTCCCACAGCAGGTTGCGGATGAAGCCGACCGCCTCCTCCGCGCCGCGCAACCGGTCCATGCCGGCGTCCTCCCACTCGACCGAGACCGGGCCGCGGTAGCCGATCGCGTTGAGCGCGCGGAAGCATTCCTCCCAGGGCACGTCGCCGTGGCCGGTGGACACGAAGTCCCAGCCCCGCCGGGCATCCGCCCAGGCCAGGTGTGAACCGAGCCGCCCGTTGCGGCCGTCGAACCGCTTCTTCGTGTCCTTGCAGTCCACGTGGTAGATCTTCTCGGCGAAGTCCAGGATGAACCCGACCGGATCGAGGTCCTGCCATACGAAGTGCGACGGGTCCCAGTTCAGCCCGAACGCCGACCGGTTGCCCACGGCTTCCAGGGCGCGCCGGGTCGTCCAGTAGTCGTAGGCGATCTCCGACGGGTGCACCTCGTGCGCGAACCGCACCCCGGCCTCGTCGAACACGTCCAGGATCGGGTTCCACCGGCGGGCGAAATCCGCGTACCCGTCGTCGATCACCTCCTGCGACACCGGCGGGAACATCGCCACGTACTTCCAGATCTTCGACCCGGTGAAGCCGATGACGGTGTCCACGCCGAGTTTCGCCGCGGCGCGTGCGGTGTCGGCCATCTCCGCGGCGGCCCGCTGCCGCACGCCTTCCGGCTCACCGTCGCCCCAGATCCGCGCGGGCAGGATGTTGCGGTGCCGCTCGTCGATCGGGTCGTCGCACACCGCCTGCCCGACGAGGTGGTTCGAGATCGCCCACACCTTGAGCCCGTGCGCGGCCAGGATCTTGTGCCGCCCCGCCACGTAGTCGTCCTCGGCGAGCGCGCGGTCGACCTCGAAGTGATCGCCGCTGCACGCGATCTCCAGCCCGTCGTAGCCCCACCGCGAGGCGAGACGGCACACCTCCTCGAACGGCAGATCGGCCCACTGGCCAGTGAACAACGTGACCGGACGGCTCATCGCCGGCTCCCTTCTGTCGCTTTCAGCCCTTGCACACTCAGCAGCAGGTCGCGCACCTCGGTCGCGGCGAGCCGGGCCCGCTCCGGCACGTCCGGGTCGCCGCACAGCAGCACCGGCCCGTCCGCCGGGGAGTCCGGCAACCGCCCGTGCGAGCCGCGCACCGGCGCCGGGTCCAGCGGCACCGTCTTCATCGCGTACCGCAGGCCGATCTGCTTGCGCACCAGGTTCATCCCGGCCTTGACCTTGACCAGCGGGTCGGCCGGATCGAAGAACAGCTCCGCCGGGTCGTAGCCGGGTTTGCGGTGGATCTCCACGCCACGCGCGAAGTCCGGGGCGCGGTCGTCGTCGAGCCAGTAGTAGTAGGTGAACCACGCGTCGGGCTCGGCGGTCACCACCAACTCGCCCGCCCGCGGATGGTCGATCCCGTAGCGCGCCTGGGCTTCCCGGTCCAGCACCTCATCCACACCGGACAGTTCCGCCAGCAGGTCGCGCACCCGTGGCAGGTCGGCCGGATCGGTGACGTAGACGTGCGCGACCTGGTGGTCGGCCACGGCGAAGGCCCGCGACGTCCACGGGTCCAGGTACTCCATGCCGTCCTGCGTGTAGACCTCCAGCAGCCCTTCCCGCCGCAGCGACCGGTTCACGTCGACCGGCCGGTGGGCGTCGGTGATGCCGTACTCGCTCAGCGCCACGACCCGCACGCCGTCGGCCCGCGCCTGTTCCAGCAACGGCGCGACGGACACGTCGACCGCCCGTGCCGCGGCGATCGCCTGCGGGGAGTCGGGGCCGTAGCGCTGCAGGTCGTAGTCCAGGTGCGGCAGGTAGGCCAGGGTGAGGTCCGGACGGTCCTCACGGAGGAGCTCCGCGGTCGCCCCGACGATCCAGTCGGTCGAGGCGATCGACGCGGTCGGGCCCCAGTACTGGAACAGCGGGAACTCG
This is a stretch of genomic DNA from Amycolatopsis endophytica. It encodes these proteins:
- a CDS encoding biotin transporter BioY; this translates as MPGPRATLPAADLARTVVFAAFIAVLGLFPGLYVGGSGVPVILQNAGPLLAGCVLGARRGTASVVLFLALTAIGLPLLSGGRGGIAPFIGPSGGFLIGWIFSALVVGLVVARINRANVPVLLLAGVAGILVDYVFGITFLGVYTGDLGTAAVQSLVFLPGDAAKIVAVALIGAVVHRALPGKLVGSASRSE
- a CDS encoding GntR family transcriptional regulator, coding for MSVVERVRRTLLRETAHAVIRDAIVRGDLAPGSVVRDADLAEELGLSRSPVRDALARLADEGLIGTKPQSHTRVTPLASREVRDATAVVRAMHELAARTAVPLLRDEDCEAMAAANDRFAAAAGTGDVDEALRADDELHDVLVRVCGNRAVAATIERYTPLIRRLERIRFSDGHRSAELHTRLIAACRARDTDAATEVTTEIWRELEDLAD
- a CDS encoding 1-aminocyclopropane-1-carboxylate deaminase; translated protein: MSLESFERYPLLFGPSPVHRLERLSAHLGGADVWAKREDCNSGIAFGGNKTRKLEYLVADALAQGCDTLVSIGGVQSNHTRQVAAVAARAGLRCVLVQESWVDWPDAVYDKVGNILISRLAGADVRLVKARFGIGFKESWEQALDEIRARGGKPYAIPAGASDHRLGGLGFARWAAEVAQQERELGVHFDTIVVCSVTGSTQAGMIAGFAALDENRPRRVLGIDGSAKPEETRDQIARIARNTAGLLGVSRKLEVELDERYHAGTYGIPDEQTLDAMRLAARTEGMITDPVYEGKSMAGLIDLVSRGEIPAEETVLYAHLGGQPALNGYSALFI
- a CDS encoding sugar phosphate isomerase/epimerase family protein — encoded protein: MSRPVTLFTGQWADLPFEEVCRLASRWGYDGLEIACSGDHFEVDRALAEDDYVAGRHKILAAHGLKVWAISNHLVGQAVCDDPIDERHRNILPARIWGDGEPEGVRQRAAAEMADTARAAAKLGVDTVIGFTGSKIWKYVAMFPPVSQEVIDDGYADFARRWNPILDVFDEAGVRFAHEVHPSEIAYDYWTTRRALEAVGNRSAFGLNWDPSHFVWQDLDPVGFILDFAEKIYHVDCKDTKKRFDGRNGRLGSHLAWADARRGWDFVSTGHGDVPWEECFRALNAIGYRGPVSVEWEDAGMDRLRGAEEAVGFIRNLLWDKPEAAFDAAFSTDH
- a CDS encoding alkaline phosphatase family protein, with translation MNPLLVLDVVGMTPRLLDHMPNLRRLGQQGWQAQLDTVLPAVTCSAQSTFLTGRMPNEHGIVGNGWYFRELGEVFLWRQHNKLVEGEKLWETARAASPGYRAANVCWWYAMGATTDFTVTPRPIYYADGKKAPDCYVRPPRLHDRLTSRLGEFPLFQYWGPTASIASTDWIVGATAELLREDRPDLTLAYLPHLDYDLQRYGPDSPQAIAAARAVDVSVAPLLEQARADGVRVVALSEYGITDAHRPVDVNRSLRREGLLEVYTQDGMEYLDPWTSRAFAVADHQVAHVYVTDPADLPRVRDLLAELSGVDEVLDREAQARYGIDHPRAGELVVTAEPDAWFTYYYWLDDDRAPDFARGVEIHRKPGYDPAELFFDPADPLVKVKAGMNLVRKQIGLRYAMKTVPLDPAPVRGSHGRLPDSPADGPVLLCGDPDVPERARLAATEVRDLLLSVQGLKATEGSRR